The proteins below are encoded in one region of uncultured Eubacteriales bacterium:
- a CDS encoding conserved exported hypothetical protein (Evidence 4 : Homologs of previously reported genes of unknown function) encodes MKGLTKLLLTTAAALFGVGVVLALAGWLMGGQTSMVVTVGGRDVNVGLTGVRLSNWSGERNRVADGGDLEPFTALDVDVDLGDVYFIPSNHYGVELSWQGEDYALHYSNKNGKLKVWSTSSVRLGVDLGFGYGAEVRVYFPEGAEFESVTVKTSLGSAELEGLRAGRLDLEADLGSVAVTDAVVGESTMNLSLGDLELKRITARTLDLTLSLGALVGDEVSTSESLTVENDMGSVVLAGAFEGHTKIVDDMGSVELTVAGAEADYGYDLRTSMGNVTINGKDAGDEADHRGGTHTIEVENSMGDIEIKFEK; translated from the coding sequence ATGAAGGGATTGACCAAGCTGCTGCTGACCACCGCCGCCGCCCTCTTCGGTGTGGGAGTGGTTCTGGCCCTGGCCGGTTGGCTCATGGGCGGGCAGACCTCCATGGTAGTGACCGTAGGGGGCCGGGATGTGAACGTGGGCCTCACGGGGGTTCGCCTCTCCAACTGGAGCGGGGAGCGAAACCGGGTTGCCGACGGTGGGGACCTGGAGCCCTTTACCGCTCTGGACGTGGACGTGGACCTGGGGGACGTTTACTTCATCCCCTCCAACCACTACGGTGTAGAGCTCTCCTGGCAGGGGGAGGACTACGCGCTGCACTACTCCAATAAAAACGGAAAGCTTAAGGTCTGGAGTACATCCTCCGTCCGACTGGGGGTCGACCTGGGGTTTGGCTATGGTGCGGAGGTGCGCGTCTACTTCCCTGAGGGGGCGGAGTTTGAGAGCGTCACTGTGAAGACCTCCCTGGGCAGCGCCGAGCTGGAGGGCCTGCGCGCCGGGCGCCTGGACTTAGAGGCTGACCTGGGCAGCGTCGCCGTCACCGACGCAGTGGTGGGGGAGAGCACCATGAATCTGAGCCTGGGTGACCTGGAGCTGAAACGTATCACCGCCCGGACACTGGACCTTACCCTCTCCCTGGGGGCGCTAGTGGGGGATGAGGTCTCCACGTCGGAAAGCCTTACGGTGGAGAATGACATGGGCAGCGTGGTGCTGGCGGGGGCATTTGAGGGCCACACCAAGATCGTCGACGACATGGGAAGCGTGGAACTCACCGTCGCGGGCGCTGAGGCGGACTATGGCTATGATCTGCGGACCAGCATGGGGAACGTCACAATAAACGGCAAGGACGCCGGAGACGAGGCCGACCACCGGGGGGGGACGCATACCATCGAGGTGGAAAACAGCATGGGAGATATCGAGATCAAGTTTGAAAAGTAA
- a CDS encoding conserved hypothetical protein (Evidence 4 : Homologs of previously reported genes of unknown function), which translates to MDYCILAFTSTHAAISAQALLTPVCPVQTMPVLRQVSAGCGIALRFSPGDLPAVRTVLASSPLTRSEYALYAVTGGGANLRAESI; encoded by the coding sequence ATGGATTACTGTATACTTGCCTTTACCAGCACTCATGCCGCCATCTCGGCCCAGGCCCTGCTGACGCCGGTCTGCCCCGTGCAGACCATGCCTGTTCTTCGTCAGGTCTCTGCCGGCTGCGGCATCGCCCTGCGCTTTTCCCCCGGCGACCTGCCTGCCGTCCGCACCGTCTTGGCGTCCTCCCCTCTTACGCGGTCGGAATACGCCCTCTACGCCGTCACAGGCGGCGGTGCAAACCTCAGGGCCGAATCAATCTAA
- a CDS encoding conserved exported hypothetical protein (Evidence 4 : Homologs of previously reported genes of unknown function), producing MKKLYLSLALALLLSGCATANRDVSPSPMGTVKMAESPTPSATPEKLWWEGKTAVDLPTEVEPAGNISSVDGPVCLALLSDADIGLYGDGDPTAGVLLRKGDYVQFFPQTYATARYTLPELNWADIDGDGENELAVKYLVEDTEGDIVYELHIYEWDGTAWTDHPFTQAEFTPLLEGLVTYRYEDDYVTLTVGSSTDRLWYEGEEEPVGLAPIGDLVFFRQEGDGYVVIFGLRLELSGGGAGYDAATLTAQLSYDGESFALSDYALETVGGV from the coding sequence ATGAAAAAGCTGTACTTATCCCTGGCGCTGGCTCTGCTGCTCTCGGGCTGCGCCACGGCCAATAGGGACGTCTCCCCCTCCCCTATGGGAACGGTAAAAATGGCCGAGTCCCCCACCCCATCCGCCACGCCTGAAAAGCTCTGGTGGGAGGGCAAGACGGCAGTCGACCTTCCCACCGAGGTGGAACCCGCCGGAAACATCTCCAGCGTTGATGGTCCGGTGTGCCTTGCCCTTCTGTCCGACGCGGACATCGGGCTCTATGGCGACGGGGACCCTACGGCGGGGGTGCTGCTGCGCAAGGGGGACTACGTCCAGTTCTTCCCCCAGACCTACGCCACCGCCCGGTATACTCTGCCCGAGCTCAACTGGGCCGATATTGACGGCGACGGGGAGAACGAGCTGGCTGTCAAGTACCTGGTGGAGGATACCGAAGGTGACATCGTCTACGAGCTGCACATCTACGAGTGGGACGGAACCGCCTGGACTGACCACCCGTTCACCCAGGCCGAGTTCACCCCCCTGCTGGAGGGGCTGGTGACCTATCGCTACGAGGACGACTACGTCACCCTGACAGTGGGGAGCTCTACCGACAGGCTGTGGTACGAGGGCGAGGAGGAGCCGGTGGGTCTGGCCCCTATAGGAGACCTGGTTTTCTTCCGGCAGGAGGGGGACGGCTACGTGGTCATTTTCGGCCTGCGGCTGGAACTCTCCGGAGGAGGGGCCGGGTACGACGCTGCCACCCTCACCGCTCAGCTGAGCTACGATGGCGAGAGCTTTGCTCTTTCGGACTACGCCCTGGAGACAGTAGGCGGTGTATAA
- a CDS encoding Acetyltransferase, GNAT family, with the protein MSELRFVDASVSEHFEAMSLIHALGWRDTYVGYIPADYMAREITDDRWVKFFRADYESGRCHGLLLYRDEKPVACINYGPARVANLNAGSICMFDSRGYEGWGEIVSFYTHPEERGKGYGGLLFEEAVHRLKEAGHPSAFVFVLRENEKARRFYAAHGFNWDGTHADIPFPPDTVCVDLRYTKELK; encoded by the coding sequence ATGAGCGAGCTGCGTTTCGTTGACGCCAGCGTCAGCGAACACTTCGAGGCCATGAGCCTTATCCACGCCCTGGGCTGGCGGGACACTTATGTGGGCTACATACCCGCCGACTATATGGCCCGGGAAATCACCGACGACCGCTGGGTGAAGTTTTTCCGGGCTGACTACGAAAGTGGGCGCTGTCACGGTCTTCTCCTTTACAGGGATGAGAAACCGGTGGCCTGCATCAACTACGGCCCCGCCCGGGTGGCAAACCTCAACGCCGGGTCCATCTGTATGTTCGACTCCCGCGGCTACGAGGGCTGGGGGGAGATTGTCTCCTTTTACACCCACCCTGAGGAACGTGGCAAGGGGTACGGCGGGCTCCTCTTTGAGGAAGCGGTGCACCGCCTCAAGGAGGCCGGGCACCCCAGTGCCTTCGTCTTCGTTCTGCGGGAAAACGAGAAAGCCCGCAGATTCTACGCCGCTCATGGCTTTAATTGGGACGGCACACACGCCGACATCCCCTTCCCGCCCGACACAGTGTGCGTGGACCTGCGGTACACAAAGGAGCTCAAATGA
- a CDS encoding Arylsulfatase, which translates to MSKKRNNRYREMEARRRKNRRRQKAVGEGSDQGLQPVAAVAVAEPESPPKEDWRKRMRLRLRQPRARWRTRPWARAILMLLVPAVILYCCQLITLQEPGAAFDWLVVRPEVSLLTYGVLLGAVALLFALTGGLGWSAVLVALPVFLFAFANHMKEALNGSPVMISDLALAGHAGELARFLRPGIDFGPGTWGALGILLLMQAVVLVLGRRQRGKRLDWRIRAGGVVLSAAAVGLCLGTSPAQALISGPGDEIQAERNDRLGLLAGFYSGWLNSAVQQPNAYNENNMNAILRTASKAAAADPYVESKVTPNVIMLMSESFCDPEVVLPNVDFKDDPIPNYHTLAEEFPAGGFLSNTYAGGTGNVEMEVLTGLPIAFLGSAEDLTALRDRTAYNRMPSIVKTFGLQGYATEFVHSYNDKLYNRADNLPAIGFEKVLFEDEFPEDAEHAGPYLSDMALTEKLIYEYEHRDKDKPLFLFGLSMENHQPYFGEKFEEASGLKYSAKTLNGAEKETLDNILHGLHDADAALGALVDYFEKVDEPTIIVFWGDHLPGLNTGDGGETLYSILGYVRSDETKNWDSATMKKMHTTRYLVWNNYGADFPAPEEMSTLGMGTHLLDWAGVEKPLYYHWVDKALEEMLLYRQRLFVPTHGEPLSEPPDNKAVTRDYRNLVYDIVYGKGYISGEMVKNPHSE; encoded by the coding sequence TTGTCCAAGAAGAGGAACAACCGATATCGGGAGATGGAGGCCAGGCGGAGGAAAAACCGCCGCAGGCAGAAGGCGGTGGGGGAGGGGAGCGATCAGGGCCTCCAGCCGGTTGCCGCCGTGGCGGTAGCCGAACCGGAGTCCCCTCCGAAGGAGGACTGGCGCAAACGGATGCGCCTCCGCCTCCGTCAGCCCCGGGCGCGGTGGCGGACCCGGCCCTGGGCGCGGGCTATTTTGATGCTGCTGGTTCCCGCCGTTATCCTATACTGCTGCCAGCTCATCACTCTTCAGGAGCCGGGAGCGGCTTTTGACTGGCTGGTGGTCCGCCCAGAGGTCTCCCTGCTCACCTACGGGGTGCTGCTGGGGGCGGTGGCACTCCTCTTCGCATTGACCGGCGGCCTGGGGTGGAGCGCGGTGCTGGTCGCCCTGCCGGTCTTCCTATTCGCGTTTGCAAACCATATGAAGGAGGCCCTCAACGGCTCACCGGTTATGATCAGCGACTTGGCCCTGGCGGGCCACGCTGGGGAGTTAGCGCGTTTTTTGAGGCCCGGCATCGACTTTGGACCGGGCACCTGGGGAGCGCTGGGGATCTTGCTGCTGATGCAGGCGGTCGTCCTGGTACTGGGCCGCCGACAGAGGGGAAAACGTCTGGACTGGCGCATCCGTGCGGGCGGAGTGGTTTTGAGTGCGGCGGCGGTGGGGCTGTGCCTTGGCACTTCTCCGGCGCAGGCCCTGATCTCCGGGCCGGGGGACGAGATCCAGGCCGAGCGGAATGACCGGTTGGGCTTGCTGGCGGGCTTTTACAGCGGCTGGCTCAACTCAGCCGTGCAGCAGCCCAACGCCTATAACGAGAACAACATGAACGCCATCCTGCGCACCGCCTCTAAGGCCGCGGCGGCTGACCCCTACGTGGAGTCTAAGGTGACGCCTAACGTTATCATGCTCATGTCAGAGAGCTTTTGCGACCCCGAGGTGGTGCTTCCCAACGTGGACTTTAAGGACGACCCTATCCCCAACTACCATACGTTAGCTGAGGAGTTTCCGGCTGGGGGCTTTCTCTCCAACACCTACGCGGGAGGCACCGGCAACGTGGAGATGGAAGTCTTGACCGGTCTGCCCATCGCGTTCCTCGGCTCGGCGGAAGACCTGACAGCCCTGCGGGACCGGACGGCGTACAACCGGATGCCCTCCATTGTCAAGACCTTCGGCTTGCAAGGGTATGCCACCGAATTTGTCCACTCCTACAACGACAAGCTCTATAACCGTGCGGACAACCTGCCCGCCATCGGGTTTGAAAAGGTGCTCTTTGAGGACGAGTTCCCCGAGGACGCGGAGCATGCAGGGCCCTACCTCTCCGACATGGCCCTGACCGAAAAGCTTATCTATGAGTATGAGCACCGGGACAAGGACAAGCCCCTGTTCCTCTTCGGCCTGTCTATGGAGAACCACCAGCCCTATTTTGGAGAAAAATTTGAGGAAGCCTCCGGCCTGAAATACAGCGCCAAGACATTGAATGGGGCGGAGAAGGAGACCCTGGACAACATTCTACATGGACTCCACGACGCGGACGCCGCTCTGGGTGCGCTGGTGGACTACTTCGAGAAGGTGGATGAGCCCACCATCATCGTCTTCTGGGGGGACCATCTGCCCGGCCTGAATACAGGTGACGGCGGTGAGACCCTGTACTCTATCTTGGGCTATGTGCGCAGCGACGAGACCAAGAACTGGGACAGCGCCACTATGAAGAAGATGCACACCACCCGGTACTTGGTGTGGAACAACTACGGCGCGGACTTCCCCGCCCCGGAGGAGATGAGTACTTTAGGTATGGGCACCCATCTGCTGGACTGGGCGGGGGTGGAGAAACCTCTCTACTACCACTGGGTGGACAAGGCTCTGGAGGAGATGCTGCTATACCGGCAGCGCCTCTTCGTCCCCACCCACGGCGAACCGCTGTCCGAGCCTCCGGACAACAAGGCCGTGACCCGGGATTACCGCAATTTGGTCTATGACATTGTATACGGCAAGGGCTACATCTCAGGCGAGATGGTGAAGAACCCGCACAGCGAGTGA
- a CDS encoding putative CoA-substrate-specific enzyme activase (Evidence 3 : Function proposed based on presence of conserved amino acid motif, structural feature or limited homology), with the protein MSLRIGIDIGSTTVKVVVLDEHNKLLFRSYERHYSKARERAVETLTSITDMLSGQSVKLVVTGSAGLGVAKTAGLDFVQEVYATAAAVNTYYPDTDAVIELGGEDAKIIFFGGALEERMNGSCAGGTGAFIDQMATLMNVTVNELDDLSLKHEKIYPIASRCGVFAKSDIQPILNQGGRKEDVAASIFQAVVDQTVAGLTQGRELKGKIVFLGGPLHFLAGLRARFVETLHLDESHAIFPADGDCFAGIGAALCSEDYEARPFDELLKKLEESVDATSTVDTMPPLFADEGEYDNFLARHNAKRPPEVDAATYTGDAYLGIDAGSTTTKIALIAPDGGLLYTYYHSNLGNPVAIVLEQLKEIYKLCGDRIHVKGSAVTGYGEELIKNAFSCDLGLVETVAHYNAAAHFEPSVDFIIDIGGQDMKCFKIRNGAVDSIMLNEACSSGCGSFIETFAKALGYSIADFAKIGLFSPRPVNLGSRCTVFMNSSVKQAQKDGASVEDISAGLSISIVKNAVYKVIRAASADDLGKHIVVQGGTFLNDAVLRAFEQELDRNVTRPTIAGLMGAFGAALAARDAGLEASSLLSLDALQSFAHSAKPVTCNLCTNHCSLTVNQFDGGRRFISGNRCSRPLGKEKTELPDLMAYKYKKLRALNGKGKGNGLRGKIGIPFGLNMYENLPFWFEFFTSLNFEVVLSPESSRKLYIKGQHTIPSDTVCYPAKLLHGHVEALVEDRVDAIWYPCMSYNNDEGIGDNHFNCPVVAYYPELLAANVPALKQTKFLDPYVGLWRRKDFQKRISAIMAEEFSVPAKESAAAVKSAYDSYDAYMADLRKTGQEYVSYAREHGLNIAVVCGRPYHIDPEINHGINDLVTSFGFVLVTEDALSYLEGYESRKVLNQWTFQSRMYNAARYVCTQDDMQVIQLVSFGCGTDAITTDEMRDILERGGKLYTQLKIDDINNLGSVKIRIRSLMAAMDARKNRK; encoded by the coding sequence ATGAGCCTGCGCATCGGAATCGATATCGGCTCCACCACCGTGAAGGTTGTGGTGCTGGATGAACACAATAAGCTTCTCTTCCGCTCCTACGAGCGGCACTACTCCAAGGCCCGCGAGCGGGCGGTGGAGACTCTTACCTCCATCACGGATATGCTCTCCGGCCAGTCGGTCAAGCTGGTGGTCACCGGCTCGGCGGGTCTTGGCGTCGCCAAGACCGCGGGACTCGACTTCGTGCAGGAGGTGTATGCCACCGCCGCGGCGGTGAACACCTACTATCCGGACACCGACGCCGTCATCGAGCTTGGCGGCGAGGACGCAAAGATCATCTTCTTCGGCGGCGCGCTGGAGGAGCGTATGAACGGCTCCTGCGCCGGCGGCACCGGGGCCTTTATCGACCAGATGGCAACCCTGATGAACGTCACCGTAAACGAGCTGGACGACCTCAGCTTGAAACATGAAAAAATTTACCCCATCGCCTCCCGCTGCGGCGTCTTCGCCAAGAGCGACATCCAGCCCATCCTCAATCAGGGCGGGCGGAAGGAAGACGTGGCCGCCTCCATTTTCCAGGCCGTGGTAGACCAGACGGTGGCAGGCCTCACCCAGGGCCGGGAGCTCAAGGGCAAGATCGTCTTCTTGGGCGGGCCCCTCCATTTCCTCGCCGGCCTGCGAGCGCGGTTCGTGGAGACCCTGCACCTGGACGAATCCCACGCCATTTTTCCCGCAGACGGGGACTGTTTTGCCGGTATCGGTGCGGCCCTCTGTTCCGAAGACTACGAGGCCAGGCCCTTTGATGAGCTCCTCAAAAAGCTGGAGGAGAGTGTGGACGCCACCAGCACGGTCGACACCATGCCCCCCCTCTTCGCCGATGAGGGCGAGTACGACAATTTCCTCGCCAGGCACAACGCCAAGCGCCCCCCCGAGGTAGACGCGGCTACCTATACCGGCGACGCGTACCTAGGCATCGACGCGGGCTCCACTACCACCAAGATTGCCCTCATCGCGCCCGACGGCGGCCTGCTCTATACTTACTACCACTCCAATCTCGGCAACCCCGTGGCCATTGTCCTGGAGCAGCTGAAGGAGATCTACAAGCTCTGCGGCGACCGCATCCACGTCAAGGGCAGTGCCGTCACCGGGTACGGCGAGGAGCTGATTAAAAACGCCTTCTCCTGCGACCTCGGCCTCGTCGAGACCGTGGCCCACTACAACGCCGCCGCCCACTTTGAGCCTAGTGTGGACTTCATCATCGACATCGGCGGCCAGGACATGAAGTGCTTTAAGATCAGGAACGGCGCGGTGGACTCCATCATGCTCAACGAGGCTTGCTCCTCGGGCTGCGGCTCCTTTATCGAGACCTTTGCCAAGGCCCTGGGGTACTCCATTGCCGACTTTGCCAAGATCGGCCTCTTCTCTCCCCGGCCGGTGAACCTGGGCTCCCGATGCACCGTGTTCATGAACTCCTCGGTCAAGCAGGCCCAGAAGGACGGGGCCAGCGTGGAGGACATCAGCGCGGGCCTCTCCATCTCCATCGTGAAGAACGCGGTCTACAAGGTCATCCGGGCCGCCAGCGCCGACGATCTGGGCAAGCACATCGTCGTTCAGGGCGGCACCTTCCTCAACGATGCGGTGCTCCGAGCCTTCGAACAGGAGCTGGACCGGAACGTGACGCGGCCCACCATCGCCGGGCTGATGGGGGCTTTCGGGGCCGCTCTTGCGGCCCGGGACGCGGGGCTGGAGGCCTCCTCCCTGTTAAGCCTCGACGCTTTACAGTCTTTTGCCCATAGCGCAAAGCCCGTCACCTGCAATCTCTGCACCAACCACTGCTCTCTTACCGTCAACCAATTCGACGGTGGACGGCGCTTTATTTCGGGCAACCGCTGCTCCCGCCCCCTGGGGAAAGAGAAGACCGAGCTGCCCGACCTGATGGCCTACAAGTACAAAAAGCTCCGGGCCCTGAACGGCAAGGGGAAGGGCAATGGCCTCCGTGGGAAGATCGGCATCCCCTTCGGCCTCAATATGTACGAGAACCTCCCGTTCTGGTTCGAATTCTTCACCTCCCTCAACTTCGAGGTGGTCCTCTCTCCCGAATCCTCCCGCAAGCTCTACATTAAAGGCCAGCATACCATCCCCTCGGACACCGTCTGCTACCCTGCAAAGCTCCTTCATGGCCATGTGGAGGCCCTGGTGGAGGACCGGGTGGACGCCATCTGGTACCCATGTATGTCCTATAATAACGACGAGGGCATCGGCGACAACCACTTTAACTGCCCCGTGGTGGCCTATTACCCTGAGCTCCTGGCCGCCAACGTCCCGGCCCTTAAGCAGACCAAATTCCTGGACCCTTACGTGGGCCTCTGGCGGCGCAAAGACTTCCAGAAACGCATCTCCGCTATTATGGCGGAGGAGTTTAGCGTCCCCGCTAAGGAAAGCGCCGCGGCGGTCAAGTCCGCCTACGACTCCTATGACGCCTATATGGCCGACCTCCGTAAGACGGGGCAGGAGTATGTCTCCTACGCCCGTGAGCATGGCCTCAACATCGCGGTGGTCTGCGGCAGGCCCTACCACATTGACCCCGAGATTAACCACGGCATCAACGATCTTGTAACCTCCTTCGGTTTCGTTCTGGTCACAGAGGACGCCCTCTCCTACCTGGAGGGGTATGAGAGCCGGAAGGTCCTCAACCAGTGGACGTTCCAGAGCCGGATGTACAATGCCGCCCGCTATGTCTGTACCCAGGACGATATGCAAGTGATTCAGCTTGTCAGCTTTGGCTGCGGCACCGACGCCATCACCACCGACGAGATGCGCGACATTCTCGAGCGTGGCGGCAAGCTCTACACCCAGTTGAAAATCGACGACATCAACAACCTGGGTTCTGTGAAAATCCGCATCCGCTCCCTTATGGCCGCTATGGACGCCCGCAAGAACCGCAAGTAA
- a CDS encoding conserved hypothetical protein (Evidence 4 : Homologs of previously reported genes of unknown function), whose translation MAELVYDKTGRLLFTKEMKEEYTLLVPQMLPDHFAMLVRIMQNEGYKVEMLGNTGKSVVDAGQKYVHNDACFPAILVIGQLIDAVKSGKYDPHKVALVITQTGGGCRASNYIHMLRKALEKADLSYVPVISINLSGLEKNPGFKLSIGFLRKAVFAVMYGDLLMNIANQVRPYEVTTGSTDTAVAECMDFLLEGMGRGEGLSYKSMCKNFDRIIEHLAAVPVAGPQKVRVGVVGEIYVKYAPLGNNNLNDFLLSEGAEPVVPGLTDFIIFKIYNRDVDVDLYGGKWAKQALCRFLSDYVKKYQHAMIDAIKRSNRFRAPGDFDELHGYIKGYLGDGNKMGEGWLLTAEMLELIHTGVPNIVCTQPFGCLPNHIVGKGMIRKLKDDYPWSNVVAIDYDPGATKINQENRIKLMLANAKAMAKEKASSPAAKAEPEPENGGEKEPVCV comes from the coding sequence ATGGCAGAATTAGTTTACGACAAGACCGGCCGCCTCCTCTTCACCAAGGAGATGAAGGAGGAGTACACCCTTCTCGTCCCCCAGATGCTGCCCGATCACTTCGCCATGCTGGTGCGCATTATGCAGAACGAAGGCTACAAGGTGGAGATGCTGGGCAACACAGGCAAGAGCGTTGTGGACGCGGGACAAAAGTACGTTCACAACGATGCCTGTTTCCCCGCAATTCTGGTCATTGGCCAGCTCATCGATGCGGTGAAGAGCGGCAAATACGACCCTCACAAGGTGGCCCTGGTTATCACTCAGACCGGCGGCGGCTGCCGCGCCTCCAACTACATCCACATGCTCCGCAAGGCTCTGGAGAAGGCTGATCTCAGCTACGTGCCCGTCATCTCCATCAACCTCTCGGGCCTTGAGAAAAACCCGGGGTTCAAGCTCTCCATCGGTTTCCTGCGTAAGGCTGTCTTCGCCGTCATGTACGGGGACCTACTTATGAACATCGCAAACCAGGTGCGCCCCTATGAGGTCACCACCGGCAGCACCGACACCGCCGTTGCCGAGTGCATGGACTTCCTCCTGGAGGGAATGGGCCGGGGCGAGGGGTTAAGCTACAAGAGCATGTGCAAAAACTTCGACCGCATCATTGAGCACCTCGCCGCCGTGCCGGTGGCGGGGCCTCAGAAGGTGCGGGTTGGCGTGGTGGGCGAGATCTACGTGAAGTACGCCCCACTGGGCAACAATAACCTCAACGACTTCCTCCTCTCCGAGGGGGCCGAGCCGGTGGTGCCCGGCCTCACCGACTTCATCATTTTCAAGATTTACAACCGGGACGTGGACGTGGACCTCTACGGCGGCAAGTGGGCGAAGCAGGCGCTGTGCCGTTTTCTCTCCGACTACGTAAAGAAGTACCAGCACGCCATGATTGACGCTATCAAGCGCTCGAACCGGTTCCGCGCGCCGGGCGACTTCGACGAGCTGCATGGTTATATCAAGGGCTACCTGGGGGATGGCAATAAGATGGGTGAGGGCTGGCTCCTCACTGCCGAGATGCTGGAGCTCATCCACACCGGAGTGCCAAACATCGTGTGCACCCAGCCCTTCGGGTGTCTGCCCAATCACATCGTGGGCAAAGGTATGATCCGCAAGCTGAAGGACGACTACCCCTGGAGCAACGTGGTTGCCATCGACTATGATCCCGGCGCTACCAAGATCAACCAGGAAAACCGCATCAAGCTGATGCTTGCCAACGCCAAGGCCATGGCAAAGGAGAAGGCGTCCTCCCCCGCAGCCAAGGCCGAGCCGGAGCCGGAGAACGGCGGCGAAAAAGAGCCGGTCTGCGTATGA
- a CDS encoding conserved membrane hypothetical protein (Evidence 4 : Homologs of previously reported genes of unknown function) — protein sequence MSREEYLSELYALLHQRLPSGELEHIMKYYEDYFNEAGPEREGEVIAELGSPEDLARQVADGGRRSARPPHYRGERRGWTAGRIIALVFLSPLWLTLLVLVAAVPVGLVLGLAAGGLGVAAGGLFTVWCGFTALFTPGLTTTMFFAGLGIFFVAFGLTMLAGALALSRVCGKGVAALCRWLFIGGRRGEAV from the coding sequence ATGAGCAGGGAGGAATATCTGAGCGAACTCTATGCCCTTTTGCACCAGCGGCTGCCGTCAGGTGAGCTGGAGCACATCATGAAATACTATGAGGACTACTTCAACGAGGCCGGACCCGAACGGGAAGGGGAAGTCATCGCCGAATTGGGCTCCCCTGAGGATCTGGCCCGCCAGGTTGCGGACGGCGGGCGGCGGAGTGCTCGCCCACCCCACTATCGGGGGGAGCGGCGGGGCTGGACGGCGGGGCGGATCATCGCCTTGGTCTTCCTGTCCCCACTGTGGCTCACGCTGCTGGTCTTAGTGGCGGCAGTGCCGGTGGGCTTGGTACTGGGCCTTGCCGCCGGTGGCCTGGGCGTAGCGGCGGGGGGGCTCTTCACTGTCTGGTGCGGATTTACAGCCCTGTTCACGCCGGGGCTCACCACGACCATGTTCTTTGCGGGACTGGGAATTTTCTTCGTCGCCTTCGGGCTCACTATGCTGGCCGGGGCGCTGGCACTGAGCCGGGTGTGTGGGAAAGGTGTGGCGGCCCTGTGCCGCTGGCTTTTTATCGGCGGAAGGAGAGGTGAGGCGGTATGA